Within Chiloscyllium punctatum isolate Juve2018m chromosome 20, sChiPun1.3, whole genome shotgun sequence, the genomic segment TAAAGGAAGGATCCAGTTATAGATTGCCTGGATGTGTAGATGACGTTAGATTTTACCATTTGTTGTTTTATACCATTCATCACTTCGTTTTTCTTTTGATAACCTTCAATAAGATTTCTTTTTCATTATAATTGAAGAAATAATAAGGTAAAATATTCTCTAAAGTTAATTGTGGCAAGAGTTTCAAAAAAATATTCTCCTACTGTTTGCCTCTAAACTCAAAAAGTTGATTTTAAGTTTTCTAAAGCCTTTTAAGAGATTCATTCTCACCTGGAGTTTCTTTCTCGGTCtctgtttcaagttcttggagtTCTTCAACTTTGGCTAGAGTTGAATGCTGTGGCATAGTTACACCTGGGATCTGAGGAAGATAGGATGGTGGTGTCCGAGCAAGTGGAGAATTTCTGCATTCCATCAAGAATTTGCGACCATAGATAATCCGTGTACCTGGCATTAAACAGTGAAAATATTTAGTTTATTTTTTCTTTCATATTTGCTCACTTATTGAAATATTCTTCATGACATGGACAATCATACACCTTGAGAGATATACTTATTACCACAACTTTCCTGACTACGTATTCAATGGCAAAGGAGTCATTTCTTTAAAATCCGTAAACCTTGATTATGTGAAGCAACTCCTACAGATTATTTCATTCTTGCATCATTCAAAGACGCTGACACTAATAGCAAAGAGATGACTTTCAATGATGTCACAGCTTTTACAATGTCAAATTGGCCTAATGCCACTAAATTACTTCTTTAATTGCAGTATGTTATAGTAGCCGGCAAAATAGGAGGGGAGAAATAAATAACTACTTAGTCTGTTTCTGGTGTTGGCTGAGGGATGGATGTTCACTGGACAGGGGAAAGACTTGGCTCTCCTTAACAATGGTGCCAAAGATCTGGGGTCTTTGTTTAGTAGCTCaataaaaaaaaagcaacaaATCCAAAAATATAGCCGCTCCTACGTACTGTACTGAAAAATCAGTTTAGATTATTTCTTTCAGCACCAGAGACACTTGGACCCACATCTTTCTCATTCTGAAACTAATACTGAGCCACATTGATTCAAATAACCAAATAGTAGCCTCGATTTAGGTTTGAAATACAGAACAAGTATTGACCTTGAAACTTTCCAAGTCTATACATTCACGTCCTAACTATTAATTAAATTGAGAGACTGACTGGGCTTGCAAATATTGCAAAAAGAAACCTTAATGGATATAGTAGCTGTACATAATGTATCAAGTTTTGTATGTTCTTATTCAGAATTGAGAAGAAAGGTTTATGTAGTTTTTGGCTGGCATGCTGAAAGATGGTCCTTTTTCTTATTGCGTACAGTTGCAGTAGTTGTAGCAGAAAGACATGACAATGCACTGTATGCAAAAGCAATTATCCATAACTATATAAAACTGAAGAATATATCAAAAGGATTAGCAGTTGGGTGATTATCTAACAAATGAAATGCGCTTACAAATGCCAATTAGCTCAAGTATTGAGTATGGGTTCCAGCATATTTAGACAGTCCTGCTCCTGCACATGGTTGAACTTATACAATAGTTATAGCACAGAAGAGGGGTATTTGACCTATTGAGCCATGTCAGTTCTCTGGAAAGACAGCATAGCTGCCCCATTTCTGGTAGCTCTGAATTTGTTTTCCTTATCCAATTTCCTTTGAAAGCTAGGATTGAATCATCTTCAACATCCTCTCAAGTATTCCAACCCAACATGATTTGGTGCTTTTCAATCCTGTAAAATCACCTCAATTATGTCCTTTGGTTTTCAGCACTTCTAAAGGCAATAATCTGCCTTTCTGCTCTGTCTAAATCCCTAATGGTTATAAACACCTTTATCAAGTGTCTTCTCAAACGTCTtgtttccaaatgaaacaaacccagTTCATCCAATCAACTTACATAAATTACTAAACAATCACAAGCTGTACAAATGTGCATTAAAAACTAAagctctgtgttccttttctgtcTTCACTTTCAAGTTGCAATCAATATCAAAAGCTGCATATTAGAAAATGGGAGCATTGAACTGGAATACTTATATAGCTCTACAAAATGACAAGTTCAGCATACTGGCTGAAAGTGATGCGGAATGGAATATCAAACGTTATCACTGTCATGACATTTAAAAAGATTCCTTTGGGTGGTTCGGAGTGATATTTTAATTTAAATTACTTTTTTTAAATAATTGGACACAGTGTATTATAATGCACTGTTTTTGTGGGGACAAAATAGGAAAGAAGTAATAAGAGACTACTTAGCATGGTTCTGGTGTTGGCTAAGGGATGAACAGGAGGAAGATTTGAATTTCCTTAAAAAGGATGCCAAGGATttgcagtttttgttttgtaGGTCAATCAATAAAACAGCATACACAAAAATGTACAACTGCACAAAAAGGAATTTTATCAGAATTTCTTTCCCATTTCAGAACCAAAGGAACTGTGCACAACTTTGTCAATCACAAGTCACAATTATACTTTGATGCTGGTCTAAAACATTGGACCTTATACTTGGGAAAACTGTGCATTTTATATACAGGTTACCAGAAAATAATGCTCTTTAAAAATTTCACTGAGAAGCTTTTGTTTCTTGAAGATCACAAAATCTAAAATGCAATTGCGGGCCAACATCTGAAATGACTGAACTATCAAATGGCATGAAAACATTTATTGCCTTGTATTATTTCCTACCACATAACAATTTGCTTTTAAAGAAAGCTACTTTAGGTTACGACTATTAAGTGAACACATGCATATTCACTCACAAAAAGATGGAAAGAACAATCTCTTTCGTAAGAGTTTTTAAAAGATTCAATTTAATTTGATTAACTTTAAAAAATATGACATAAAACATGTTACAAATGCCTTGCTTGACGATGAGCCACCTTGTTGTTAACTGTCAGAAACAAGTAATGCAATTTATTTTCACTCCATTTAATAGGAAGGAAAAGCAACGAAAAGTGCTTGCATCATCCACATAGCTCATGAGATATGCCTTATCAGCACACATAAGAAAGACAAAGCCATGCATTTTAAATAGGGTGTTCCTACAGTCACATATATAATTCATGCCCTGAGTAAAAGAATGAACAACACAGGAGGATTAACAACCCAACATGGAACTGAACATTGCTCAAAACTGTCTGGCATTGTATGTTAAGTAGTCTGACCTCTCATAACATCATCTATCTTTTCATAAACTGTACAGTTTTTGCACAGAGTAATTGTGCAATGCCAGTGAGAACACAAAGTAAATGTTCTTTTTATTTTCACAGGCATTTCAGTGCCCTGACAGTCATGAACAGTAGAGTACACTGTAACCACAAGCTTGCAATTCCCAATAGCTGATAACTCAGTAGGTACACTTGCACATGAACAAGTTTCAGTTAACCCCAACTCATAAACTGAAAGTTAGGGAATATTATATTCTAGGAGTTAGAGCCATAAAACTTTAGCAGGTAACATGCCTTACATCAGAATACAACAATTGTCCTGACTTAATAGCATCAGTCACTACTAGAcaagaaaaagagaaaactgCTTAACAATACCTAACACTTACAATTATAGCCACTTGATGATTTTACACTATCAATCTTTACAATAGACTTCCAAATACCAGTGACAACTGACAATTTTCAAATATTTCAAAAGTAAAATAAACCATTTGTGCCGTCATAAAAACAGCATTCAGTAAATACAATGAGGAGAACATCTGTTATTTAGTCTACCAAGAAAGCTTTAAAAAACTGCACTGGAAAATCAGATGTGAACAACTTCCAAGAAAGTGGGCACGGATACTTCCTCTAAAAACTTAGGTTTTAAAAACGAGTGATCAAAAAAAGTAACCTTTACATTGTATGTTTTATATAAATTTGATATTGGCATAGTTTTAGGACCCTCTTTTGCACATGTATTTAGAAACTAAATTATCTTGTCATAATTTCAATGTTTAGCAGGCTTGTGCTGTGTGCATTATTGATTAAAACATGGCacacattggaaaaacacaaCTCGCTACCGAATTACTCCAATAcggacattttaaaaaaaatcaattctttATCCTGCTGTAAGATGGGGTGGTAGTTGGAATAATGCTCAATTTGAGGTTTGATCTATATTCACTTAAATGATAATTACAAGTTACAATTTTCTGTGGTTATAAATTTCTATCTTTATTGTGGTTTGTGTcggttttctgtttttttttgctttaggTTGAAGCAGTTAATCTTGTATTTCAATAATACTTATAAGTCTGAGAAAGTTAGTTTCTTCCTGCTTAATCTACCTAAAAGTCAGAACAATTCCTATTTCTTACTGCTGTGAAATAATAGGTCTCAAACTCAGACTAAGCAGAAATGTGGCCTGTAACTACAAACAGAATGCAATCCAAATGTTTATGTATAACAAAGATTGCATGGAGACAAAGTTACAGGGTACCGCACTGCAAAAAATTGTGGGTaacttaaaatgttttgaagtgaACTGCAAAATTGTACATTAAAATGCATTACCTGCTATAGCATATTATTCAGGTTCAATTACCAATAAGCAAATTCACATTGTGAAGAGAAAAATATTAACATCAACCTGAAACAACTATGTTGTGCCCACTGTCATTTTTCCTACGTTACACCATAGACTAGAATTCAAGAGCAATTCATCGTAGTTAATGAGTCTTTGGGGCATCCTAAAGATGTGCACGGTGCTAAATACACGCAAGGTTTTTTTTGCTATTATTCCTCACTTACATGTAACAGTTGTAAAAAAAGAGAAGTTTCAACTTATGTTATATTAACACAGAAACAAATAGAAACAGCTGAAAATTATGACATTGAATAAGAACatatgccaatcaagtgggctgctttgttctggatggtgttaagcttgagtgttgttggagcagcatTCATCCAGccaactggggagtattccatcacactcctgactgggGCCTGGTGGTTGGCTGTCAGGTTTTGGGAAACCAGGAGGAGAGTTACTGCAGAATTCCTaccctctgacttgctcttgtagccacagtatttgctTTGTCTACTCCAGTTcaggttctggtcaatggtactccccaggacattgattttttttggggggggagtggggggtagCTTCAGTGATTGTAATacagattttctcttgttggagatgaagATTTATAAATGTAAATATTTACCCCTTAATCTGCAATCTATCTTGATCAAATGAAAAAAGTTTAACATTTTTGTATTTTATTTATGTAAACCTGCATTTTAGCCTCTCAAAATCTCAACAGCCTTCTTATAGTATATTAACATAACACATTTTGCCCCAGTATGTGTGTGCACTACAACTTCAAACCCAATAAACAGGAACATGTTATTTCCTGCTCATTTCATTTTCCTTTGGTTCCCATTTGGACAAGTGGGTTGTTCACAAGAATCTAACAAATCCAAAAATAATATAAacttgaatggcctgtttcaaatTATTCAAAATGCAATAGTTAGAATAAGAGCGAAATTTAATATTGTAATCTAATTCTCATTATCTACATTCCTAGGGAACATGATGATGATATTGTGCTTTGTCCCAGACATTTTCCTGCATGACTCTAACTCGCACCATCAAGCAGTCATTACAACATATGGATCCAAAACAACTCCATTTGTAAAGTTTGCACAAGTTACAACAAGGTTTTCAAATACTCCTGAATTCACTCTGAATAAGACAGTATAGTGATATTACTATACTGCAATTCCACTTATTGTGCATGAGAGATCCAGTAACATAAATTTTGTCCAGGATcttgccaagcttcttgagtattgttggagctgcactcatccaggcaagtggggagtattccatcattttGGTGACTTGCGCCTTATGGAAAGGGAGCCAGgcgagttactcactgcagcattcctagtttttggcctgctcttgtagccacagtacatGTATGTCTAGTCCAggtcagcttctggtcaatgataaactccagatgttgatagtggggattcagtgaagtggtaatgccattgaaaatCAAGGGGTAATAGTTAGATTCTCTCGGTAAAAATACATTTACATATGCAACCATTTGTATCACCTTAATCTGCCTTCATTACGTTCCACGGTAATGGTTTCGAAATAAAGCTCACATTAAAATTCTCCTCTGCGCTTCCAGCCTGTTTAGCATAAAGCCTGTTGATCAAAGTTCGATCCGATCTCCTGAACTAACTTCACTCCAGCACTGAACAAAATAATTGCTACTCTAATTTTATTTAGATGTTTACACACGACCACCGGAATATCACTCGTTCTAATACTGCAGCTCCAAAAACTAGCTGATTGGAAGTGTACAAAAAGTGAATCGACTTCCCTTCCAATGTTCACTAATTTTTTTTCCTGAATTTTTCCTAGCTTCGAATAATTCAGTATTCAGGTACGGGATAGTAGCACTGAAAGAAAAAGACATTTATTTTCTACCGAAGAAGATGCTCCTTATCGTGTTTAAATGCAATGAGAAAAGGCTTTTCAGTTCGAGTTACAGACCTACTCTCAAAAAAACAAAGTTTGCATCATGCTTGAAAATGTTTACGCGCTGACTGATCTGACATGTGATACGGCGCGACGCATGGCAATGGGCGAGGAGAGCTCGAACTTACCAACACTGCACAAGTCACACAAATCCTGAATTTAACTAATTAATTTTAGCTAAACTGCACAGATTTAAGCTACACCAGAAGCACGGCAAGTGCAAGATCGATTGAACTTTTATTTCGTCCTTTTCTCGCACCAGGTTAGAGTAAGGATGGCAAGATTAAATAGAAACTCACGTCTTAAAACACTCGTTTCAAACCCTGGTGAACATTTACTCAATCGGCAACAACAGATAACAAATGCCCGTCTAGCAGCAGACTGTCCGTGCCGCTGCCGTATCACTTTGCTACATTACCTCCGGGGGTGGTGGAGAACAAGGTGCCGCCCGGTGTACTGCTGTACAAGTCAGGCAGTTGGGACAAATCCTTAACCAGAACTTTGGTGGGGATCGGGCAGCTTTTGCTTGCATGGCAATTTGTAGACATGGCAACCTTTTTTTTGGATGGTTTTtcccctggggaaaaaaaaagtcacaaaaataaaaataacacTGCCAAAAGTTAGGAGAGACGCACAGCTAAAGACGTGCACAACAGCATAACCTACAGAGTTCTGGTTTCGTCTGCTGCGGTCTAACCACGTGTGGCTCGGTTCAGTGTCGATAAACGACGGACATGACGCCAATTGACAGACAGCAGCTTACAGTGTGTGCAAAAACAGTTCCGAGAAAGGCCTTCAACTGATCACATGATGCGCCGAGCCTCTCCCATATTAAATGCATAAATATTTACCAAAACACTTTTGTGCGAACTTGAGATTCAACACCAATGGCACATTACAGGCAAGGTCTCCTTTAAAAGCGCTTATATTAAATCAGTATTAGTATAATTTGCAAATGGAAGGAATGCAGACGTGCACTCATTTGGGATCGCAGGGTCATTTGAAATCCTATCCCTGCCCTGAGTTGTCACAGCAAAGGGTGCCACGCTCCGTTTTACAAGCCGTGGATTAAGTCAACAAACAAACAAGTAAAAAATCTTTTGGCCAGAGTACTGGTGTTTGCTTCTAACAAATGAGGAAGGCAGTAGGAAACAATCACATATACTCTTAATTATATTGTTTTTCCTCTTGAAAACTGAGTGGTTTCTTAGAAACAAAAGACGACCTCCGTCAAGCTCAGACGGTCTCCAACTTCAAACTACTGTCACCTGCGTTATGAAGAGTTTTATAAAGATTTGAATCTCTAAACTAACATTGTCATTATATGTTGAAGGGATTGGCAAAATCAACATTGGTTGCTCATCTCTAGTTCATCTAGAAAAGAGTGGATGTCCTGCCACCTTAAATTATTGCAAACAGTGGCGCTTCGATGCATCTGCTGTGTTGCCCTTCCACGTGGTAcaggttgttggagctgcatttatACAGGGAGCTGGAGATATTTCATCACATGCCTGCTCTGAAGAGTCAGGTTGCAAGTTACTGCAGAATGTCCAGCCTCCGACCTGCTCGTACAGCCACGATATTTTCAGAATGgttccaattcagtttctgttgAAGGGTACACCGGAGGTCGTTGATAGTTGGAGATTTGGTAATGAACAAAATAAGAGGTGGCCACTGCCTGGCATGAGTAGCAAGAAACGTTCATGCTATACGTTAgaatggacatggactgcttcagcattTAAAGGATCAGTAATGGCACTGAACATCCTGAGCACTGACTGGATGAGgtttcattgatgaaacagcctTACAACTTTGAATCAAGGATACTATGCTGAAGACTGGAAATCATGGTACAGTGACACTGCCCCTACTTCTGAACCAGAAAGCCTGGGCTAAAATCGCACCTGCTCCATGTGTACATAACTTatatgaacaggttgattaaaaatattcatcctgaagaactcctgcaacAGTGTTCAAATGACTGACCTTCAGAactaggggcagcacggtggctcagtggttagcactgctgcccctcagcacccgggtcccaggttcgattccagccttgggtgactgtggagtttgcacattctcccagtatctgcgtaggttttctccaggtgctccggtttcctcccacagtacaaagatgcgcaggccaggtgaactggccatgctaaattttgcATAGtgataggtgtattagtcagagggaagtgagtctgggtgggttagtcttcggagggctggtgtggactggttgggctgaagggcctgtttccacgctgtagggaatctaatctaaccagaaACCATTTTCCCTCGCACATTTTCCCTCGCGAACTGCTGCAGTACACCTGTGGGTTGACCCAAAATGCTACTAGGGAGGGAATTCCCAGGATTTTGTTCCAgtgagtgaaggaacagtgatacgtttccaagtcaggctggtgagtggcttggaggggaacttgaaggtgatgatgcacccatatatctgctgcccttgtccttcttgctTGATGGAAGCAGTCATGGGTTTGTaaagtgctgcctgaggatctttggtgaactgcTGCAGTGCATTTGTAAATACTACAccatgctgctactgagcattgctggtggagagagtgggtgcttgtggatgtagtgccaatcaagcaggctacttggtccaagatggtgtcaagcttcttcagtgttgttgcaACCATCCAAGCAAGTAGGAAATATTTCATCACAtgcctgacttgtaccttgcagagctaaaaaaatgtgttgctggaaaagcgcagcaggtcaggcagcaaaggagcaggagaatcgacgttttgggcataagctcttcttcagcaaTATACCTTGCAGATAATGGATAGGCTTttgggagtcaggtggtgagctACTCgccacaatattcctagcctctgacctgctcttctaGCCAGtctttatgtggtgagtccagttaggtttctgatcaatgataaccaggatgttaatagtggcagattcagtgatggtaacagcatGACATTTGTCCAAGTCATCACGAATATTGCTGAACATTGGCAAACACCCCACTCTGActtaatgatggagggaaggttattgatgaaacaGCGAAAGATGGTTGggctaggacactaccctgaggaattcctgcagagatgtcctggagctgacatGACTgaccaacaaccatgaccatctttctGTGCGCCAGGTATGACTAACTACTGGGGAGTTTGCCAatactgattccagttttgcctgggctccttaatgccacacacagtcaaatgcagcctcgATGTCAAGTGCGGTCACCCTCAactcacctctgaaattcagctcttttgtccatttttgaaccaaggctgtaaggAGGTCAAgagttgagtggccctggcagaagccaaactgggcatcactgaccaggttattgctgagcaggtgctgcttgatagcttcCATTATtttggattggattggatttgttctgctttttaaatatttaggACATACTTGGGCGATTTTCCAcatttggctaggggagtggcaaattctggagcacaaatcttcagtactattgctggaatgttgtcagggtctgTAGCATTTGTAGTAGCCAGTGCCTCCGACTGTTTCTTGATATtacgtggagtgaatcgaattggctgaaaactAGTATCTGTAA encodes:
- the LOC140492086 gene encoding eukaryotic translation initiation factor 4E-binding protein 3-like; translated protein: MSTNCHASKSCPIPTKVLVKDLSQLPDLYSSTPGGTLFSTTPGGTRIIYGRKFLMECRNSPLARTPPSYLPQIPGVTMPQHSTLAKVEELQELETETEKETPADDAQFEMDI